The Heliomicrobium gestii genome segment GAGACGTATCCACCTATTTTTATTATTTAGATGATCTCCAAGGCAGTACCAGAGGCTGACACTGCCGATTGCCCGATTCCCTTCATCGGTGTTCAAATTCTTCGCACGAACATAGATGTAATTTTCCCCTCGATAATCCACATCCTGCGAATAGTCCTGATTGTACCCCGTCACAAATTCATTCAGATCGTCAGAACTCGCTTGTGAGCTACGGGTAATGATATCTGGGGACTTGTCACTCGGCTCTTGGGCGCCAGGCTCAGTTTGTTGGAGATTATTGCGGATGAAAAGCCAGTCATAGCTTTGACTCATTTTCATAATCCTCCTCTACACACCTAGATTTTTTGAAAACCGGTCTGCGGTGTTACACCATTTGAGCCGATGACCGTAACAAAATGAGGGATAACAGCAAAGTTATGGGCTTCCATAAATCCTTTGAATCCCGAGTGTACTCTCCTCGTTCTCGCATTAACAAATATGCTTTGTTCGTCGAAATTGCTGCGTAGATAGCTGCTGTACAACGAACTATTTTGCAAAAGACCGATGTTTTTTCCTATTGTCTTCATCGTAGGGGTACCGGCAGTAGACGCTACAAAATTCATAGTGAAGTTTTTGGGCTTGTCTTTGCCTCTAAAATCAATGTAGAAGCTCACTTTACTCGCGTAACCCTGCTCGATTTTCACATTTGTTCCGATATTAAAACTCGGATTGATGTTGGGATCTTTTGCCCCGGGTTTTGCGGGAACGACAGTAGAGCCAACAGCAATCGAATCGCCCCATTTGGTGTTTGTGTTGGCAGAAAAACCGATTTCTACGCCAACAGGCACATTGGTTACCTGAATGGAACAGGTAATTTCGGTATCGTTGAAGGGCTGCAGTAATTCAGTCTGACGTTCATAAATATCAGCGGCAGTGGTCGCTTGAATACTCACATTATGCCATCCGATGTTTCCATGTTGATAAATCCATGATGCATAAGCGCCCACATCATTATTAATGTTCTGAGGAAATTGACTCTCAACATCTTCATAATTATCGGCGACCACAACGACCAAGCAATGATGTTCCGTGGTTGTCGGACGCCAGGTGAACGCATTGGTTGCCACAACACTACCGGGTTTGGCTGTGAGCGTTTGATAGTTTTGGGGAATGGTTATGGTTTGCATTGGATTGTCGGGATCTTGTATGACTTTGTTGTACATGACGAGATTGTTCTGGTTGTACCAAATATTTGGCGTCAAAAATAAATGTTGCGGAACTTGAAACAAATACACGTTTTTCGTTAAATCTTTTTTGGACGTATTTTTCGAGCGCACATAAAAATTGTTATCAAAATACTGCGAAACTACCTCGTTGAAGCCCTTGTCGTAGTTCGAGATCATGTCGTCCGTTCTCAACGTTTGCTTACCAGCAATCAGAATATCGGGACAGCATGTCCAGCTTCCAGTGCGCGGTATGCTGCCGTTATCTTCTGAATTGTTTCGAATCAAAAAACCGGAATAATTCGACATATCGCTTTCCTCCTTAATAAGTTCATGTTCCTATAACCACTTTTGAAAACCCAATGCCATCAAAAAATGTTTCCGGTTCACTGGCACCTTGATCACAGTATGCGAGGGCGCCCTTGGGCAAATTACTACATCTGGATTCGAAGTGTTTTACGTTTCCAACCGCTGTCTCCCCCCTTAAATAAAAAAACTTTCATGATCCGTCATATCACAACCTAGCGATGATGTCCCTTGATAAAATACAACAGCCTCGCCTTCATAAGCTTGAGATAAATCACGCTGCCCTATCTTATCCTCATGAACTGAATATTTTTGTCGTCGCCATAACAGCATGTCCTTTCATTCCTATATATTCTTGCAATACCAATAATATGTCTACATTGTTGAAACATTGCCGGAACGGTTGCTAGGACGCCCTCATCGTTCATTCTGACCTCGCATTTGGAAGAAGAAATTCTACTTTCCTCTCGATAACCGTATGCGCCCATAATCTTCGGATGCATTAACGAAAAACCCCCCGGTTTGACTACTCAAAGTCGTACCGGGGGGCCGCATCCATTTTTCTCTATTTTTCATTTTGACAATAGGCCGGCAGATGTGAAAACCTGCCATTTCTCTCCTATCGAGAATGGCAGGTCGTCTCTTTATGGTGGTTAGATCGTCTCCAGACAGATTTTGTTTGGTCTAGGCAATGGGCGTGTATAAAAAGGCGTTCCATAGCGGTCGATGTGTTCTTTTAACCCCTGATGGGTTAGCACCTCGATCATTCAAGCCCCACCCTGACAACAAGGTGGGGCTTCTTTTACGGATACAGTTACAGGATGATCGGACAGACGGGCACGTCGACGGCGCAGGGACCGATGTTGACGTTGGCCGGGCAAAGGTCGGCGCCACAGGCGTGACCGACGCAGGCGTCGGCCACGCAGGACACGTTGGCGCCACAACCGGCGTCACCCGCACAACCACGGGCGGCGCAACCGGCGTCAGCAGCGCAACCGACATAACCGCCGCAACCGTCTGCCCCACAACCGTTTCGGGCCGCACAACCGACGTATCCTGCGCACCCATCGGCTCCGCAGCCGCCATCAGCAGTGCAAGTGCCGGAGACGGCTTCCATCACCGGCGCGGAAGTTATGTACTTAGCGCCGTTCGGCGGCAGGGACTCAAGGGTCAGTTCGCCCTTTTGAATCTCCAGGGAAACACCTTTCAAGAAGTTGATCAGCGTCTTCAGATCATTGATCTTGCCCAGATCGTCAGGCACCTTCAGCGCCTGACCGCCCGTGGCCGCCTTCGTGCCCGCAGGGGACACGTCGAAGATGACCAGTTGCTTATCCTTCGTGAAGCCCCTGACGATTGAATCGACATTGCTCTCAGGGTAACCGTTGAAGGCGATATTGACGAAGTTCTTCATGACGGCTTTCCTCCTCATCTCGCTCACAAGTCTCGTATCCATCCGATTTCATGTCCACTTGAACCTCTCACGAACAGAACTGGAATCACAGGTCTTGCTAAAAACAAGATTTTCGAAAATGGCTGCTCCTGCGGCACAGACTTTTATGGCTACTGCCTGTGCCGGCTACCGGATCGCTTCACCTCCTCTCGCCTCGTTCAACAGCAACAGCCTGGCGACGGCAGGATCTTTGGACGCAGCAAAGTGGAGAAGCTTGTCTTTTATGTTATATTTGAGTGCTGGACAGGGGGTGTTGAAGTCTCCATGGAACTCGGAGTGATATATGAAGCGATAGGCGCAGTAGCCGGCGCAGTTGGGCAAAATGGCGCAGTCGCGGCATTCCTCCTGCGCGAAGGGGGTCCAACTGGACCACTTCGTCTCCATGGCATTCTTGGTCAGATCGTCACCGTTCCCCAGCAGGCCGACCTTCTTCTTCCCATCTGAGACGGTCTCCCAGCAGCGATGGAGGTCGCCGTTGGGCAGGATGACAAGGCCGTTGGGCCGGCTCGCCGTGCAGATGCCCACCAACCGGTAGGGGAGTCCAAGGTCGCATAACCCCTTGGACAGGGCATATTTATAGAGTTCGAACTCATGTTCAGCAAAATTCTTCATATGGATCACGTCATCGACGACTTTTCCGCAAGCGTAGGTGGACGCCTCAATGGGCGAGAAGTACACCGACAGCCTGCCCGTATTCCCCAGGCCCTGTGCGGCCAGATCGTCGAGGAGCGCGTAAATGGAGTCCATGTTTCGCTTGTCCATGTTGATGCGGATGAGCGTCTTCAGCGGGTACTTGTGGATATAGCCCTTGATGTTGTCGATGATTCTCCTGTATGAGCCCTCTCCGGTCGTCTTGAGGAATCTTGACTGGTCGTGGAGTAGCTCGGCGCCGTCAAGGGTGATCTGGATCGTGCGGATCTTCCTCAGATAGAGTTCCGCCACGATTTCATCGGTCAAAAGATAGCCGTTGGTGATGAGCGACGCATAATAGGCGATCCCCCGGGTGTCACAGTAGGGGATGATGCGGTTGGACAGCTTTTTAATGATATTCAGCCCGATCAGGGGTTCGCCGCCAAACCAGGTGATGTTCAGGCTCTTGATGGTGGGCCCCTTTTGCTCCAACAGCCGGAAAATGGACTGCTGGATCTTCTCGGGCATTAAGGCCGTCGATTTTTCATCACCTTCAAAACAATAGGCGCAACCGAAATTGCAGTTCAACGTGGGCAGGATGGTCAGCCCCATGTTGTCGGTCTTTTCTCTCTCCTTCAAATAGTGTTTTTTGAACACCTCAACCTCGTCGATATCGACCGGCACGAGGAAGTTGTTGACGAGAAGGTGGTCGATGATGTTCCGGTCCTCCCCTGTGATGGACCCCCTTTTTCCGAGCTGAACGCGGTCAAAGACCTCCATCTCGCTGCTATCAAGCAGGGAAAATCCCTGGGAGAGGCCGTTGTAGATCAGCCTGTTGTCGTCATCGATCTTCACCATAGTGTTAAAGCGGGAGACCTTGTAGTTTTGATACATGACGCTTCCTCCATATATTGTTTGGCAAAGCGATCGCCGGCTTCAGGACTTCGCGAAATCTTATCGAGGCAGTTCCTCAAAGGCATGGTACAGCTTTGCCTGGGTGATGTTCTGCATGGTCTGCGGGGGTATGCGGTGTTGAATGTCCTTGAGTTGGACGGCGAGAGACAAATACCTGTCCCCTTCCCGGATCATCAGCTTTTTGAATTGGAGTTGCTCCAGGATCCGCTGTATCGCTTCCTGTGACGCGGCTTGTCCCCCCCCTCGCGCCGCATCAAGCGATGCTGCATAAGGGGCTTCTTCATCCCGGTCATGCCGATCGCCGCCGGATTGCGCCGTTTCCATGATGCTGTTGAGGGTTTTTATGTCATCGCAATGCAGAAAAATGATCGCCGCCAAGCCTCGAAGGAGGATGCTTTTGAATCGACCAAACCGGGAATCGTATATTTTAACGTGACCTGCCCCTGATTCATAGGCCAAAACAGGCCGGTGATTGCCGCCATAGCGAATATTCCACTCCTTGATCGCTTCGGTGATCCGGTTTAAGTAATCTAAATCTTCCGGTATTTCCGCGCAGTCGAAGGAGAAATTCATGGCGATCTTTTCGATATCGATGTCCCCCATCGGATAGATCCGCTTGTACTGGCTCATCGGCTCGATACGGGTGATGTGATGCGCCGCAGCCTGCCCATAATAGCGGCTGAACCGTTGCAGGATCATCGGCTTCGGCGGATACAGCGGCGGCGTCAGGTGATGGATCAGCGGAAACAGGGTGAGCAGATCATCGTAGTACGCCGGCTTTTCATTGGGGAAGCCGAAGAGGAAATTGTAGGAAACCTGGATGTCAAAGGTGTAGCTGTTCTTGATAAACTGCACGTTCTTCAGCATGGAGGCGCCCTTGTCGATCAATTTCAACACGTCGGTGCTGAAGTTTTCGATGCCGGCTTGCACCCTTTTGACGCCCGCCTTTGCCAGCGTCTGAAGCTGCGCCCGGGTCAGGTTGGGCTTAACCTCCCAAAACAGTTCCAGTTCCAGTTTGCTCTCCGGCAAGGCGGACAGCAGTTCTGCAAAAGAGGGATAACGCAGGATGTTGTCTACACAAATCAGGCTGTTTCGCTCGTATCGTCTTGACAATGCGCGCAGGTCCTCGTAGGCAGTTTCCCACTTCTTGCTCCGGTAGTGCAGGTTCTCGCCGTTGAGGCTGCAAAACTTGCACTGAACGCGCTCCCCCCACCAGCATCCCCTGGCCGTCTCAAAAAGGACCGTGTCCTGTTTCAGCTTTTTGCCGGTGGCCGCCTCAATCGCCCCGATCTGGCTGAAGTATTCATCGTAGTTGGGAAGGGGCACGTCATCCATCGGGATCAGCGGCTGCGGCGGCGCCTTGATGACCTGTCCATCGCCGGAGCGATAAAGGATGCCCTTCAGGTCATGCCCATGCCGATCGCGCCCACCATTCAGTCTGTCGTCGTTCGTTCGAAGATGCTCCACCAAGTCGACGAGCGCCCGTTCCCCTTCGCCATAGACGATGTAGTCGATCCAGGGAAATAGGCGCAGGTATTCCATCCCCATATCGCCGCTGACAGCGTTGCCGCCCAAGAGGATGACCTTGTCCTTGTATTTCTTCTTGATGATCCGGGCGAGGCTCAGCGCCGGCGCTGTCTGGCTGAAGGAGCAGGTAAACCCGATGATGTCGTATTCAGAGAGGCTCAGCCCATTTAGCAGCTTGTAGAAGAAGTCGGGAATGGTCTCGTTTTTGATCTTCTTGCAGACCTTGACCAACTCGTCTTCGATGAACTGCTCATTGACTGCCTGCGCGTTGCCAAGGGGCGACGGCTTGTATTGCTCAGTCAGAAAAGGATTGGCGCTTTTCAGGCTGATCAGTTCTCTGATATCCCTTTCCTGTGTGTTTCGAACCTCTCTGGCCAGGGACGGATCGGTGATGAGAAACTCGTTGAACAACCACTCTAACAGGTAGGAGTAGCGGGAACTGATGGACAGCCTGGAATAGAGGTCTAGGCCGATCATGTTGGCAAAAATCAGGTTTTGATAGGAGACATCGGCGTCGATTCCATGTCTGGCTAGGTAGCTTTTTAAGATGCCTAGCTGTATGGAAGGAAAGTCGATCTTTCCCCAGGGCATGTTGACAAGCAACAGTTTCATTCCGACACCTCGAAATCTATGTTGTTTGGCCCGTTCGATCGGTGATGTTGCTATTTATGGAATCAACATCTTTAGAAGTAGTTAGCTTCCTTGTCTTTTATTTCAAGGGTACGTCACCATTTGGCATGTGTCAACTTCTAATTAGAGAGGCGATGGGGGCGTGACGGCTTTACATGAAAAAACCTGACCCTTTGCGCAAACGCAGCGTCGCTTCCCCTTCCATCATGTTCGATCCTTCTTCTGGACAGACGTCGGGTCAGTCTACTATAGAATGGATGTCGAAATGGATGTGGGGGGACGACAGTGGGTGTAGGGGGAGATGCGGCTTTTAGGCAAATCTTTACTGGACCCTTTAAAGAATCTTCCCGTCTTGATATGGGCACAATGGACGAAGAAGCATTTTAGGACGGTGCTCAAGATGACTTATTATGATCAATTGCAAGCCCAATTGAACTTATGGCAAATTACCCTGAGTCGTTGGAACGCTGAAGAGCTATACTCAATATCATGGTGGTCGCTCATCGGCGTGATGGTGATCGCTTACGCAATCTGGTGGAAGATTGTAGACAAGAAGAGTTTGAGGAACATTCTTTTATTTGGCTCATTTATCGC includes the following:
- a CDS encoding radical SAM/SPASM domain-containing protein, with amino-acid sequence MYQNYKVSRFNTMVKIDDDNRLIYNGLSQGFSLLDSSEMEVFDRVQLGKRGSITGEDRNIIDHLLVNNFLVPVDIDEVEVFKKHYLKEREKTDNMGLTILPTLNCNFGCAYCFEGDEKSTALMPEKIQQSIFRLLEQKGPTIKSLNITWFGGEPLIGLNIIKKLSNRIIPYCDTRGIAYYASLITNGYLLTDEIVAELYLRKIRTIQITLDGAELLHDQSRFLKTTGEGSYRRIIDNIKGYIHKYPLKTLIRINMDKRNMDSIYALLDDLAAQGLGNTGRLSVYFSPIEASTYACGKVVDDVIHMKNFAEHEFELYKYALSKGLCDLGLPYRLVGICTASRPNGLVILPNGDLHRCWETVSDGKKKVGLLGNGDDLTKNAMETKWSSWTPFAQEECRDCAILPNCAGYCAYRFIYHSEFHGDFNTPCPALKYNIKDKLLHFAASKDPAVARLLLLNEARGGEAIR
- a CDS encoding RiPP maturation radical SAM C-methyltransferase, whose protein sequence is MKLLLVNMPWGKIDFPSIQLGILKSYLARHGIDADVSYQNLIFANMIGLDLYSRLSISSRYSYLLEWLFNEFLITDPSLAREVRNTQERDIRELISLKSANPFLTEQYKPSPLGNAQAVNEQFIEDELVKVCKKIKNETIPDFFYKLLNGLSLSEYDIIGFTCSFSQTAPALSLARIIKKKYKDKVILLGGNAVSGDMGMEYLRLFPWIDYIVYGEGERALVDLVEHLRTNDDRLNGGRDRHGHDLKGILYRSGDGQVIKAPPQPLIPMDDVPLPNYDEYFSQIGAIEAATGKKLKQDTVLFETARGCWWGERVQCKFCSLNGENLHYRSKKWETAYEDLRALSRRYERNSLICVDNILRYPSFAELLSALPESKLELELFWEVKPNLTRAQLQTLAKAGVKRVQAGIENFSTDVLKLIDKGASMLKNVQFIKNSYTFDIQVSYNFLFGFPNEKPAYYDDLLTLFPLIHHLTPPLYPPKPMILQRFSRYYGQAAAHHITRIEPMSQYKRIYPMGDIDIEKIAMNFSFDCAEIPEDLDYLNRITEAIKEWNIRYGGNHRPVLAYESGAGHVKIYDSRFGRFKSILLRGLAAIIFLHCDDIKTLNSIMETAQSGGDRHDRDEEAPYAASLDAARGGGQAASQEAIQRILEQLQFKKLMIREGDRYLSLAVQLKDIQHRIPPQTMQNITQAKLYHAFEELPR